The window GCTCACGCCCAACCCGCGGCAAGGCATCGATGCGAGCCGTCATGCGGCCCAGTACGATGAGCTCGTCTGCCGTCTTCATGCCGGGAAGATCGAGGGCCCTGGCCAACGGACATTCAAGGGCGGCCCAGGTCATCAAGGACGGGACCTTAGCGCCTTCCTCGGCCCCCACCGCCAGAGGCCGAGGCCGCCAGTCGATGGCCACCAGGTTTTGCCCGACAACCGGGCCCGAGCGCAGGTGCAGGCCGTCGTCGTCGCTGCGGTTGGAGCCGCAACCGAAGCAGTCGGGATAGGGCATCTCCCTGGCGTGGCGCAGCGAGGCCCGTTTGGCGGCCGCGAGATCGATGGGCGCGGGGATGTCGAGATCCAGCGTTGCCGGCGTGGCCTCGATCAGCAAGGTATCAGCTACGAAGAAGCGCACCCGGCCGGGCTCGCTGTCGACACTGATGGGCCGGCCCATGGGCGTCGGCGCCTGCATGCTGACGCAGGCGCAGGGGCTCTCTAGATAACCAGCGGCCAAGCCGCCGACGTAGCTGCCCAGCGTGATGCCCGGCGGGCCGACGAAATGTTCATCGATGACGATCTCTCGGGCGATCCTTGACCGCGCCATCACCCGGATTTGGCTTTCGCCCGGCCGCGCTTGATGCCCGCGAAACCGCGAGCCAGGTCGCGCAGCCGGTGCCGGGCCTTGCGATCCTTGATGCGGTGATAGTCGACCACCAGGGCGTTGACTTCCTCTTCCGGAATACCGGTCTCGGCGAGGCGGTCGTCGGCCAGCATTTCGACCGGGGCGATGTGTTCGCCGATATCGGCCGGCATGTCGGCGAAAAAGAAACTGATGGGCACGTCGAGGATTTGGGAGAACTGATAAAGCCGGCTGGCACCCATGCGGTTGGTGCCGCGTTCGTACTTCTGGATCTGTTGAAAGGTCAGGCTGACGGCCTCGCCGAGCTTGGTTTGGTTGAGGCCGAGCAACTTGCGGCGCAGGCGCAGCCTGCCGCCGACGTGGGCATCTACGGGGTGGAAGGGCATGGTTTTGTCCGATCCCGGCTGATCTTGACCCCCTAGGATAGCCGATATCGCCCCACAAGTCGCGGCCGGCGGTGTAACATGTGCGAACCCTCAACCAGCCCTCCGGTTTCGTCGATGCCCGCGCTCCGCCACCCCCTGGTTCATCCCTTTTCGGGCTGGGACGTGCCCCGTCTGGTGCGAAGCCGCGCCACCACGCGGCCCGACCATCCCTTCATCGTCTGGGTGCCCTTCGAGGGCGAGGGCCAGACCCTGACCTATGCAGGCTTTCGCGACCAGGTGCGGCGCCTGGGCGCCGGCTTGCTGGCGCGTGGTGTCGGGCCGGGCGATTATGTGCTGATCCACCTGGAAAACAGCCCCAAGATCATCCTGGCCTGGTATGCCTGCGCGGAGATCGGCGCCGTCGCCGTGACCACCAACGCGCGTTCGTCGGGAGACGAGCTTGGGTATTTCGCGGCCCACTCGGGTGCCAAGGCGGCGATCACCCAGCCCAACCTGGCCGAGTTGGTCAACCGTTTTGCTCCCGACCTCGAGTGGCTGGCCGTCACCGCCCACGACAACGGCGCCCCGCCCGCCGCCGGCCAGGCGCCCGAGGCCGCCTCGGCCTTCGCCGCCATCGACGGCGATCCCGCCACCATCCCGGAGCGCCCGGCCGACCCCATGGCACCGGTCGGCGTGCAATACACCTCGGGCACCACCTCGCGCCCCAAGGGCGTGCTTTGGACCCACGCCAACGCGCTCTGGGGCGCCAGGATCAATGCGGCTCACCAGGACCTCAGGGCCGATGACGTTCACCTCTGTACGCTGCCGCTATTCCACACCAACGCCCAGGCCTATTCCGTACTGGCCACGCTGTGGGCCGGCGGCACCTGCGTGGTGCAGCCGCGCTGGTCGACCAGCCGTTTCTGGCAGGTATCATTGGACCAGCGCTGCACCTGGACCTCGATGGTGTGGTTCTGCCTGCGCGCCCTGGAGGGGGTGGAAGCGCCGAACCGCCACCACTACCGCCTCTGGGGCAACGGCTTTTGCGAACCGCCCAGCGACCAGCGCTTTGGCGTCAAGACCATCGGCTGGTGGGGCATGACCGAAACCATGAGCCACGGCATCGTCGGCGACGTGCATCATCCCAACCGCTCGCTGGCCATCGGTAAACCGGCGCCGGAATACGGCATCGCGATATTGCACCCCGACGGCAACCCGGTGGCGCCTGGTGAGACGGGCGGGCTGCGGGTGCTGGGGGTGCCGGGGCTGTCGCTCTTCAAGGAATACTTGGGCGACCCCGAGGCCACCACAGCGGCCTACGACGACCAGGGCTGGTTCGACACCGGCGACCTGGTGACGCTGCACGAGGACGGCTTCATCTCGTTTGCCGACCGCGACAAGGACATGCTCAAGGTGGGCGGCGAAAACGTCGCCGCCTCCGAGCTCGAGCGTGTCATCATGGAGATACCCGAGGCCGCCGAAGTGGCCGTGGTGGCCAAGAAACACGAGATGCTGGACGAAGTGCCCGTGGCCTTCGTGCTGGTCGAAGGCGGCCTCGAGGGGGCGGCGTCCGATCTGGCCGAGAAGGTGCTGGCCGCTTGCCGGGAAAAGCTCGCCGACTTCAAGGTGCCGAAAGAGGTTATCCTGGTCGACAGCCTGCCGCGCTCGACGCTGGAGAAAATCGCCAAGGCCGAGCTTCGCGCCCGGCTCGAGAAGGGAGCGTAAACCATGTCCCGCGTTGCCTACGTCAACGGACGCTATCTGCCGCACCACCTGGCAGCGGTTCACGTCGAGGACCGGGGC is drawn from Alphaproteobacteria bacterium and contains these coding sequences:
- a CDS encoding helix-turn-helix transcriptional regulator, coding for MPFHPVDAHVGGRLRLRRKLLGLNQTKLGEAVSLTFQQIQKYERGTNRMGASRLYQFSQILDVPISFFFADMPADIGEHIAPVEMLADDRLAETGIPEEEVNALVVDYHRIKDRKARHRLRDLARGFAGIKRGRAKAKSG
- a CDS encoding AMP-binding protein; translation: MPALRHPLVHPFSGWDVPRLVRSRATTRPDHPFIVWVPFEGEGQTLTYAGFRDQVRRLGAGLLARGVGPGDYVLIHLENSPKIILAWYACAEIGAVAVTTNARSSGDELGYFAAHSGAKAAITQPNLAELVNRFAPDLEWLAVTAHDNGAPPAAGQAPEAASAFAAIDGDPATIPERPADPMAPVGVQYTSGTTSRPKGVLWTHANALWGARINAAHQDLRADDVHLCTLPLFHTNAQAYSVLATLWAGGTCVVQPRWSTSRFWQVSLDQRCTWTSMVWFCLRALEGVEAPNRHHYRLWGNGFCEPPSDQRFGVKTIGWWGMTETMSHGIVGDVHHPNRSLAIGKPAPEYGIAILHPDGNPVAPGETGGLRVLGVPGLSLFKEYLGDPEATTAAYDDQGWFDTGDLVTLHEDGFISFADRDKDMLKVGGENVAASELERVIMEIPEAAEVAVVAKKHEMLDEVPVAFVLVEGGLEGAASDLAEKVLAACREKLADFKVPKEVILVDSLPRSTLEKIAKAELRARLEKGA